A region from the Aegilops tauschii subsp. strangulata cultivar AL8/78 chromosome 5, Aet v6.0, whole genome shotgun sequence genome encodes:
- the LOC109772549 gene encoding pathogenesis-related protein 1-like yields MEYSPKLAVVVLLALASAMAVTAQNSEQDFVDAHNAARADVGLGEVTWDATVAAFAQDYANQRRGDCQLIHTPDGRPYGENLYGGGGGGTEWTATDAVNSWVSEKQYYDHDSNTCSAPEGESCGHYTQVVWHDSTAIGCARVVCDSGDGVFIICSYNPPGNFPGVSPY; encoded by the coding sequence ATGGAGTACTCGCCGAAGCTAGCAGTAGTGGTGCTCTTAGCTCTCGCGTCCGCCATGGCGGTCACGGCCCAGAACTCGGAGCAGGACTTCGTGGACGCCCACAACGCGGCGCGCGCCGATGTGGGCCTTGGGGAGGTGACATGGGACGCTACGGTGGCAGCCTTCGCGCAGGACTACGCGAATCAGCGCCGCGGCGACTGCCAGCTGATCCATACTCCTGATGGCCGGCCGTACGGGGAGAACCTCtacggaggcggcggcggcgggaccgAGTGGACGGCGACGGACGCCGTGAATTCGTGGGTGTCGGAGAAGCAGTACTACGACCACGACAGCAACACCTGCTCGGCGCCGGAGGGTGAGTCTTGCGGGCACTACACGCAGGTGGTGTGGCACGACTCGACGGCCATCGGTTGCGCCCGCGTCGTCTGCGACAGCGGCGACGGTGTGTTCATCATCTGCAGCTACAACCCGCCAGGCAACTTCCCCGGGGTGAGCCCGTACTAG
- the LOC141022173 gene encoding pathogenesis-related protein PRB1-3-like, whose protein sequence is MEYSTKLVVLLVALASAMAVTAQNSEQDFVDAHNAARADVGLGEVTWDATVAAFAQDYADQRRGDCQLIHTPDGRPYGENLYGGGGGGTEWTATDAVNSWVSEKQYYDHDSNTCSAPEGESCGHYTQVVWRDSTAIGCARVVCDSGDGVFIICSYNPPGNFPGVSPY, encoded by the coding sequence ATGGAGTACTCGACGAAGCTAGTGGTGCTGCTCGTAGCTCTCGCGTCCGCCATGGCGGTCACGGCCCAGAACTCGGAGCAGGACTTCGTGGACGCCCACAACGCGGCGCGCGCCGACGTGGGCCTTGGGGAGGTGACATGGGACGCTACGGTGGCAGCCTTCGCGCAGGACTACGCGGATCAGCGCCGCGGCGACTGCCAGCTGATCCATACTCCTGATGGCCGGCCGTACGGGGAGAACCTCtacggaggcggcggcggcgggaccgAGTGGACGGCGACGGACGCCGTGAATTCGTGGGTGTCGGAGAAGCAGTACTACGACCACGACAGCAACACCTGCTCGGCGCCAGAGGGCGAGTCGTGCGGGCACTACACGCAGGTGGTGTGGCGCGACTCGACGGCCATCGGTTGCGCCCGCGTCGTCTGCGACAGCGGCGACGGTGTGTTCATCATCTGCAGCTACAACCCGCCAGGCAACTTCCCCGGGGTGAGCCCGTACTAG